Proteins encoded together in one Cyanobacterium sp. T60_A2020_053 window:
- a CDS encoding ParA family protein encodes MKIALVSLKGGVGKTTSAVHLATYLQVKNPTLLVDADRNRSALVWARDEKMSFQVATEAGSTILASKFTHIVTDMKARPDIDDLKKLVQDQDLIILPTTPNHLDLDATLKAVEIIQELKAPFKILLTKVDSRTVNGRKARQILKDHDLPVFKTEIPLLIAFEKASENGLTVKDYGDYRSRQAWRKYEAVGKEILA; translated from the coding sequence ATGAAAATTGCTTTAGTTTCTCTCAAAGGGGGAGTCGGTAAAACCACCAGCGCGGTTCACCTTGCCACATATTTACAGGTAAAAAACCCCACTTTATTGGTAGATGCGGATCGAAATCGTTCGGCGTTGGTATGGGCAAGGGATGAAAAGATGTCTTTTCAGGTGGCAACGGAAGCAGGATCAACTATTCTGGCAAGTAAATTTACTCATATTGTCACAGATATGAAAGCAAGACCAGATATTGATGATCTTAAAAAATTAGTTCAAGACCAAGATTTAATCATTTTGCCTACTACTCCTAATCATTTAGATTTAGATGCTACCCTCAAGGCGGTGGAAATTATCCAAGAATTAAAAGCGCCCTTCAAAATATTATTAACTAAAGTAGATTCTCGCACGGTTAATGGTCGTAAGGCGAGACAAATTTTAAAGGACCATGATTTACCAGTATTTAAAACAGAAATTCCCTTGTTAATTGCTTTTGAGAAAGCGTCAGAAAACGGTTTAACTGTCAAGGATTATGGTGATTATCGCTCTCGTCAGGCATGGCGCAAATATGAAGCGGTGGGCAAAGAGATTTTGGCATAA